The following proteins come from a genomic window of Acidimicrobiia bacterium:
- a CDS encoding nuclear transport factor 2 family protein: MQPSSEIEAVVRRFLAARVARDMDAMRSLHSTSEYARQIGSDLDEWTQGLDQVVGGWSESQIHQDAWHVKDAILRRVEAYENGETGWAAVEQERTLVNGQVFIYRITMVFVLEAYAWKLAQIHFSIPVADEEVLGVELTSTLADLLTAIDTESGSESLAEAAIGTATIVFTDIVGSTALSQSMGDRAWTGLITSHFATVRDICGGRSTTRRDLDYNRVRAGTPPPASGRSTRRLRCPAPGA; the protein is encoded by the coding sequence GTGCAGCCGTCAAGTGAGATCGAAGCAGTGGTCCGGAGGTTTCTCGCCGCTCGCGTTGCTCGCGACATGGATGCGATGCGGTCGCTTCATTCAACCTCAGAATACGCGCGCCAGATCGGGAGCGACCTTGACGAATGGACGCAGGGCCTCGATCAGGTTGTCGGTGGGTGGTCCGAGTCGCAGATCCACCAGGACGCATGGCATGTCAAGGACGCAATCCTTCGCCGGGTCGAAGCGTATGAAAACGGCGAGACGGGTTGGGCCGCCGTCGAACAGGAACGAACCCTGGTGAATGGGCAGGTCTTCATCTATCGAATCACGATGGTCTTCGTGCTCGAGGCTTATGCCTGGAAACTTGCCCAGATTCACTTCTCTATTCCCGTCGCCGACGAGGAGGTCCTTGGAGTAGAACTGACGTCGACGCTGGCGGATCTGCTGACTGCCATAGACACCGAGTCAGGTTCCGAGAGCCTCGCCGAAGCGGCGATCGGCACCGCCACTATCGTGTTCACGGACATCGTGGGGTCGACGGCTCTATCGCAGTCGATGGGGGATCGCGCCTGGACCGGTCTTATTACGAGTCATTTCGCCACGGTTCGAGACATATGCGGTGGCCGGAGCACTACTCGTCGCGATCTGGACTACAACCGCGTTCGTGCAGGTACACCTCCACCGGCGTCTGGGCGATCAACCCGACGGCTCCGTTGTCCAGCGCCTGGTGCGTA